From Roseisolibacter agri, a single genomic window includes:
- the rpmJ gene encoding 50S ribosomal protein L36, with amino-acid sequence MKVRSSVKPICEHCKVVKRDGVTRIICSRNPKHKQRQG; translated from the coding sequence GTGAAAGTCCGCAGCAGCGTGAAGCCGATCTGCGAGCACTGCAAGGTCGTCAAGCGCGACGGCGTGACTCGCATCATCTGCTCGCGCAATCCCAAGCACAAGCAGCGTCAGGGCTGA
- a CDS encoding N-acetylmuramoyl-L-alanine amidase family protein encodes MLLPLLWLLQTAQPPARPSATAPARPSATRRAATVAGPGTLLVVGQGGIERQVLLMEERDAGGGTRSYVRADQLAAAVSGALAEDGPGRWRLRLPGRTLTLREGIPFAILGADSAADELPLASAPMLEGERLWLPLQLLTDALPTVAPEIAYDAERRALTFGRRRTTAPSAPPRAVAAAPAPAPVAEDSSVRLPTIIGPRRPAPDVVERASAPPPSSLGQRVVVIDAGHGGPDAGMQGPLGGGPRIREKDVTLSVSLALRNALRQRGVGVAMTRTTDTLIALADRGRIANQKQGDLFVSIHVNAANPAWRDPAATRGFETYFLSEAKTADDRRVADLENESVRFEGASTAGKDDPLSFIMRDMAQNEHLRESSELASIVQRRLARAHPGPSRGVRQAGFRVLVSAFMPAVLVEVGFGSNPADAAWMSSAAGQREIAEAVADAAVDYLKRYEQRQRAGVRQ; translated from the coding sequence GTGCTGCTCCCACTCCTCTGGCTCCTGCAGACGGCGCAGCCACCGGCGCGCCCCAGTGCGACGGCACCCGCACGCCCGTCGGCCACGCGCCGCGCCGCCACGGTCGCCGGGCCGGGCACGCTGCTCGTCGTGGGGCAGGGAGGCATCGAGCGGCAGGTGCTCCTGATGGAGGAGCGTGACGCCGGCGGCGGGACGCGCAGCTACGTGCGGGCCGACCAGCTGGCGGCCGCCGTCTCGGGCGCACTCGCGGAGGATGGGCCGGGGCGCTGGCGGCTGCGCCTCCCCGGCCGGACGCTGACGCTCCGCGAAGGGATCCCCTTCGCGATCCTCGGCGCCGACTCGGCCGCCGACGAGCTGCCGCTGGCGAGCGCGCCGATGCTCGAGGGGGAGCGGCTCTGGCTCCCGCTGCAGCTCCTGACCGACGCGCTGCCGACCGTCGCGCCGGAGATCGCGTACGACGCCGAGCGGCGCGCGCTGACCTTCGGCCGCCGGCGCACGACGGCGCCGAGCGCGCCGCCGCGCGCGGTGGCTGCCGCTCCGGCGCCCGCGCCGGTGGCCGAGGATTCCAGCGTCCGCCTGCCGACCATCATCGGGCCGCGTCGCCCGGCCCCGGACGTCGTCGAACGCGCGTCCGCGCCGCCGCCGAGCTCGCTGGGGCAGCGCGTGGTGGTGATCGACGCCGGACACGGCGGCCCGGACGCCGGGATGCAGGGCCCCCTCGGCGGCGGGCCGCGCATCCGCGAGAAGGACGTGACCCTCTCCGTGTCGCTGGCGCTGCGAAACGCGCTGCGGCAGCGCGGCGTGGGCGTGGCGATGACCCGGACCACGGACACGCTCATCGCGCTCGCGGACCGGGGGCGGATCGCCAACCAGAAGCAGGGCGACCTGTTCGTCTCGATCCACGTCAACGCGGCGAATCCGGCGTGGCGCGATCCGGCGGCGACGCGCGGCTTCGAGACCTACTTCCTCTCCGAGGCGAAGACCGCCGACGACCGACGGGTGGCCGACCTCGAGAACGAGTCCGTCCGCTTCGAGGGGGCGTCGACGGCGGGGAAGGACGACCCGCTCTCCTTCATCATGCGCGACATGGCGCAGAACGAGCACCTGCGCGAGTCGAGCGAGCTGGCGTCGATCGTCCAGCGGCGGCTCGCGCGGGCGCATCCGGGGCCGAGCCGCGGCGTGCGGCAGGCCGGGTTCCGGGTGCTCGTGTCGGCGTTCATGCCGGCGGTGCTGGTGGAGGTCGGCTTCGGCTCCAACCCGGCCGACGCGGCGTGGATGAGCAGCGCGGCCGGCCAGCGCGAGATCGCGGAGGCGGTCGCGGACGCGGCCGTGGACTACCTGAAGCGGTACGAGCAGCGCCAGCGCGCGGGAGTCCGCCAGTGA
- a CDS encoding dihydroorotate dehydrogenase encodes MTAVAPPAPTLPRSVADAGPLAMAVAGLSFQNPVVLASGTAGYGHELREVVDLERLGGIVTKAVSVEPRKGNPAPRVAEFPGGMINAVGLANPGLEVVRRDHLPRLAALVSRARVLVNVVGFAVDEFARVVEGLDDAPAVEGFELNVSCPNVKAGGAEFGSDQLALRTVVESCRRATRKPLVVKLSPVLPQVAETARIAVDSGADALTLTNTIPGLVVDVDGRRPALGFGSGGVSGAGLVPVGVLATWRVRQAVRVPIVGLGGVRSAHDALQYLLAGASLVGIGTAAMQDPRLPERVVRDLDRWRDRHGVARLADVVGTLQWPT; translated from the coding sequence GTGACCGCGGTCGCGCCGCCGGCGCCGACGCTCCCACGGAGCGTCGCCGACGCGGGCCCGCTCGCGATGGCGGTCGCGGGGCTGTCGTTCCAGAACCCGGTAGTCCTCGCGTCCGGCACGGCGGGCTACGGCCACGAGCTGCGCGAGGTCGTGGACCTCGAGCGGCTGGGCGGGATCGTCACCAAGGCCGTCAGCGTCGAGCCGCGGAAGGGGAACCCGGCGCCTCGCGTGGCGGAGTTCCCGGGCGGGATGATCAACGCGGTCGGCCTCGCGAATCCCGGGCTCGAGGTCGTGCGCCGCGACCACCTGCCGCGCCTCGCGGCGCTCGTCTCGCGCGCCCGCGTGCTGGTGAACGTGGTCGGCTTCGCGGTCGACGAGTTCGCGCGCGTGGTCGAGGGCCTGGACGACGCGCCCGCGGTCGAGGGGTTCGAGCTGAACGTGAGCTGCCCCAACGTAAAGGCTGGCGGGGCTGAGTTTGGCTCCGATCAGCTCGCGCTGCGTACCGTGGTCGAGAGCTGCCGCCGGGCGACCCGGAAGCCGCTCGTGGTGAAGCTCTCGCCGGTGCTCCCGCAGGTGGCCGAGACGGCGCGGATCGCGGTGGACTCGGGGGCGGACGCGCTGACGCTGACCAACACGATCCCGGGCCTCGTCGTCGACGTGGACGGTCGGCGGCCCGCCCTGGGCTTCGGCTCGGGCGGGGTGAGCGGCGCCGGCCTGGTGCCCGTCGGGGTGCTCGCGACGTGGCGGGTGCGGCAGGCGGTCCGGGTCCCGATCGTAGGGCTGGGCGGCGTCCGGAGCGCGCACGACGCGCTGCAGTACCTGCTGGCCGGGGCGTCGCTGGTGGGCATCGGCACCGCGGCGATGCAGGACCCCCGGCTCCCGGAGCGCGTGGTCCGCGACCTGGACCGCTGGCGCGATCGGCACGGCGTGGCGCGGCTGGCCGACGTCGTGGGAACCCTTCAGTGGCCGACATGA
- the smpB gene encoding SsrA-binding protein SmpB has translation MAKSAQHGDQKSADGSIARNKRARHDYHILETWEAGIALLGTEVKALRDGRANLTDAYGVVKDGEVFLLNLHIGHYGMGGGFNHEPTRTRKLLLHRKEIRKMIGAVERQGLTLVPLDLYFKNGRAKVALALGKGKKEHDKRQDLRKKDDERDMARFARAR, from the coding sequence ATGGCCAAGTCCGCGCAGCACGGCGACCAGAAGTCCGCCGACGGTTCGATCGCGCGCAACAAGCGCGCGCGCCACGACTACCACATCCTCGAGACGTGGGAGGCGGGCATCGCGCTGCTCGGCACCGAGGTCAAGGCGCTGCGCGACGGGCGCGCCAACCTCACCGACGCCTACGGCGTGGTGAAGGACGGCGAGGTGTTCCTGCTCAACCTGCACATCGGCCACTACGGGATGGGCGGGGGCTTCAACCACGAGCCGACGCGCACGCGGAAGCTGCTCCTGCACCGCAAGGAGATCCGCAAGATGATCGGCGCCGTCGAGCGGCAGGGCCTCACGCTCGTCCCGCTCGACCTCTACTTCAAGAACGGCCGCGCGAAGGTCGCGCTCGCCCTGGGCAAGGGCAAGAAGGAGCACGACAAGCGGCAGGACCTGCGCAAGAAGGACGACGAGCGGGACATGGCGCGCTTCGCGCGCGCGCGCTGA
- the rpsK gene encoding 30S ribosomal protein S11, with translation MATAKKTKKVVEAEGVAHVQATFNNTTVTITDSRGNAIAWGSSGKAGFKGSKKSTPFAATVASEQCAKEALSAGVRRVHVRVQGPGSGRESAIQALASAGLQVKSIKDVTPIPHNGCRPPKRRRV, from the coding sequence ATGGCTACTGCGAAGAAGACCAAGAAGGTCGTCGAGGCCGAGGGCGTGGCGCACGTGCAGGCCACGTTCAACAACACGACGGTCACGATCACCGACAGCCGCGGCAACGCGATCGCCTGGGGCTCGTCGGGCAAGGCGGGCTTCAAGGGGTCGAAGAAGTCGACGCCGTTCGCCGCCACGGTCGCCTCGGAGCAGTGCGCGAAGGAAGCGCTCTCCGCCGGCGTGCGTCGGGTGCACGTGCGCGTCCAGGGCCCGGGCTCGGGTCGCGAGAGCGCCATCCAGGCGCTCGCGTCGGCCGGCCTGCAGGTCAAGTCCATCAAGGACGTCACCCCGATTCCGCACAACGGCTGCCGGCCGCCGAAGCGCCGGAGGGTCTAA
- the rpsM gene encoding 30S ribosomal protein S13 gives MARIAGVDLPRDKKVEIGLTYIFGIGRATALAIIEATGVNPAQRVRDLSDADVARLRAEIERAHKVEGALRTEVAMNIKRLMDIGSYRGIRHRRGLPVRGQRTHTNARTKKGPRRAIAGKKKVTK, from the coding sequence ATGGCACGTATTGCCGGCGTCGATCTCCCTCGCGACAAGAAGGTCGAGATCGGGCTCACCTACATCTTCGGGATCGGCCGCGCCACGGCGCTCGCCATCATCGAGGCGACGGGGGTGAACCCCGCACAGCGCGTCCGTGATCTGAGCGACGCCGATGTCGCGCGACTTCGCGCGGAGATCGAGCGTGCCCACAAGGTCGAGGGCGCCCTCCGCACCGAAGTCGCGATGAACATCAAGCGGCTGATGGACATCGGGTCCTACCGCGGGATCCGTCATCGCCGTGGCCTGCCGGTCCGGGGTCAGCGCACGCACACGAACGCGCGCACCAAGAAGGGCCCGCGCCGCGCCATCGCCGGCAAGAAGAAGGTGACCAAGTAA
- the rpsD gene encoding 30S ribosomal protein S4, with protein MARYTGPSCRQCRREGTKLFLKGTKCFTEKCPVERRPYAPGQHGQATARRRKVSEYAKQLREKQKIKRIYGISERQFRNTFEKVATQQGITGHNLLAALESRLDNIVYRMGFAPSRKAARQLIRHRHVEVKQRTVDVPSFQVKPGEEIRVKQASREMPLVMAAMDQSSRGAPLSWIAVDKESYSGRMLERPARQSIPIAAQEQLVVELYSK; from the coding sequence ATGGCGCGTTACACGGGTCCCAGCTGCCGGCAGTGCCGGCGCGAAGGGACGAAGCTGTTCCTGAAGGGCACCAAGTGCTTCACCGAGAAGTGCCCGGTCGAGCGTCGCCCGTACGCCCCCGGCCAGCATGGCCAGGCGACGGCCCGCCGCCGCAAGGTCTCTGAGTACGCCAAGCAGCTGCGCGAGAAGCAGAAGATCAAGCGCATCTACGGGATCTCGGAGCGCCAGTTCCGCAACACGTTCGAGAAGGTCGCGACCCAGCAGGGCATCACGGGTCACAACCTGCTCGCCGCGCTCGAGAGCCGTCTCGACAACATCGTGTACCGCATGGGCTTCGCGCCGAGCCGCAAGGCGGCCCGCCAGCTCATCCGGCACCGCCACGTCGAGGTCAAGCAGCGCACGGTGGACGTCCCCAGCTTCCAGGTGAAGCCGGGTGAGGAGATCCGCGTGAAGCAGGCCTCGCGCGAGATGCCGCTCGTGATGGCCGCGATGGACCAGTCGTCGCGCGGCGCCCCGCTGTCGTGGATCGCGGTCGACAAGGAGTCGTACTCCGGCCGCATGCTCGAGCGCCCCGCGCGCCAGAGCATCCCGATCGCGGCGCAGGAGCAGCTGGTCGTCGAGCTCTACTCGAAGTAA
- the pyrF gene encoding orotidine-5'-phosphate decarboxylase produces the protein MTPTDPAPARGIVALDVPDRAAAVALVDRLGDACDFYKVGLELFTAEGPDVVRWLRGLGKDVFLDLKFHDIPNTVRGACRSAARLGVRLATVHAYGGPAMLAAAVEGAGDQGDAHGCGILAVSVLTSHSAADLGAAVGRPVSDVREEVLRLAGLARTAGTHGLVCSGHEAAAVRAAHGDALAPLVPGVRLAGDAAHDQARVVTPEGAVAAGARYVVLGRTVTAAPDPVAAMHAARAALR, from the coding sequence ATGACCCCGACCGATCCGGCGCCCGCGCGCGGCATCGTCGCCCTCGACGTCCCCGACCGCGCCGCCGCCGTGGCGCTCGTGGACCGGCTGGGCGACGCCTGCGACTTCTACAAGGTGGGGCTGGAGCTGTTCACGGCGGAGGGGCCCGACGTCGTGCGCTGGCTGCGCGGGCTCGGGAAGGACGTCTTCCTCGACCTCAAGTTCCACGACATCCCCAACACGGTGCGCGGCGCCTGCCGGTCGGCGGCGCGGCTGGGCGTCCGGCTGGCGACCGTGCACGCGTACGGCGGGCCGGCGATGCTGGCCGCGGCGGTCGAGGGGGCGGGGGATCAGGGCGACGCCCACGGCTGCGGGATCCTCGCCGTGTCGGTGCTGACGTCGCACTCGGCCGCCGATCTGGGCGCCGCGGTGGGTCGCCCCGTGTCCGACGTGCGGGAGGAGGTGCTCCGGTTGGCGGGGCTGGCGCGCACCGCCGGCACGCATGGCCTGGTGTGCAGCGGCCACGAGGCGGCGGCGGTGCGGGCCGCGCACGGCGATGCGCTGGCGCCGCTGGTGCCGGGCGTGCGGCTGGCGGGCGACGCCGCGCACGATCAGGCGCGCGTCGTGACGCCGGAGGGGGCCGTGGCCGCGGGGGCGCGCTACGTGGTGCTGGGGCGCACGGTGACGGCGGCGCCCGACCCGGTGGCGGCGATGCACGCGGCGCGCGCGGCGCTGCGGTGA